Proteins from a genomic interval of Narcine bancroftii isolate sNarBan1 chromosome 12, sNarBan1.hap1, whole genome shotgun sequence:
- the unkl gene encoding putative E3 ubiquitin-protein ligase UNKL isoform X5: MNAKAVPFYPASNTVESVIGSALDLHFGDVNVASLDKELEDQDTGDIGLKGQRLLGSSAPVNIPGSLARSSSLHSSSSLSASPLGSLSQSFLSSTMAPQQQSQQQSKSDHTLLSTSASSHSSLGLNGVSGSIWDHFVSGNFSPSPSPVFSSSATTTTAGSSNNELTRVRRELEEAKRKIKQWEDSWQQVKQACDAWQKEAQEAKERAKVADTDRQIVTQQKEEVDKQLKKLQDDFDALCRSPNFPLLRNYGDIDKLPLPKLHSIQSQLRADLDLVDGVIYQLQSKKCIVCQERDRSILLQPCQHYVLCEHCAPNKIECPYCKTKVMNW, encoded by the exons ATGAATGCCAAAGCGGTTCCATTTTATCCTGCTAGCAATACTGTAGAATCAGTAATTG GTTCTGCTTTAGATCTTCATTTTGGTGATGTAAATGTTGCATCTCTTGATAAAGAATTAGAGGATCAAGATACTGGGGATATAGGATTAAAAG GTCAGAGACTGTTGGGCAGTTCAGCTCCTGTAAATATTCCAGGATCTCTTGCTCGTTCCTCTTCTTTGCATTCTTCTTCCTCCTTATCTGCCTCTCCACTTGGTTCCCTTTCCCaatcttttctttcatccacaatGGCTCCACAACAACAGTCTCAGCAGCAATCAAAATCTGATCATACTCTCCTTAGTActtcagcttcttctcacagTTCCTTGG GTTTGAATGGTGTTTCTGGAAGCATCTGGGATCACTTTGTTAGTGGCAATTTCTCTCCCAGTCCATCTCCTGTATTCAGTAGTAGTGCCACAACTACTACTGCTGGCTCTAGCAACAATGAGCTCACCAGAGTGCGGAGAGAACTTGAGGAAGCAAAACGGAAGATCAAACAGTGGGAAGACTCATGGCAGCAAGTAAAGCAG GCATGTGATGCATGGCAAAAGGAAGCTCAGGAAGCCAAAGAAAGGGCAAAAGTGGCTGATACTGACCGACAAATAGTAACGCAACAGAAGGAAGAAGTGGATAAGCAGCTAAAGAAGCTTCAGGACGATTTTGATGCTTTATGCCGTTCTCCAAACTTTCCCCTTCTTAGAAACTATGGGGATATAGACAAGCTTCCTTTACCAAAGCTTCATTCTATACAAAGCCAATTGCGTGCAGATTTGGACCTTGTAGATGGG GTAATATATCAGCTCCAGTCGAAGAAATGCATTGTATGCCAGGAACGCGATCGTTCTATATTACTGCAGCCTTGCCAGCATTATGTCCTCTGTGAGCACTGTGCACCTAACAAaattgaatgtccctattgtaaaaCTAAAGTAATGAACTGGTGA